One genomic region from Buteo buteo chromosome 12, bButBut1.hap1.1, whole genome shotgun sequence encodes:
- the LOC142038316 gene encoding STE20-like serine/threonine-protein kinase, whose translation MAFLRRLFGFSEKKKPPRQYEHVKRDVDPEEAWQVLGELGDGAFGKVFKAQNKVTGVLAAAKVIDTPSEEELEDYVVEIEILACCDHPNITKLLDALYWNGRLWILVEFCPGGAVDAAILELEKGLTEEQIRVACKQLLLALQYLHGCKIIHRDVKAGNILLTLDGDVKLADFGVSAKNSSTVQRRVSFIGTPYWMAPEVVQCETSKESPYSYKADIWSLGITLIEMAEMEPPYHELNPLRVLLKIAKSQPPSLRHPKRWSEDFKDFLRKSLEKSPEARWSASQLLQHPFVAGISDKRPLRELVAEARADVLEEEDEEESPVPLPGQEHGESSCPPTLGGPLDDQPPDSAGRVGEEPGIPSDVQVVAEPRTKKASDFLKQRRRRSLLEPVGSMRLTAKRPSEFLKLMRRRSFFGGMKSQETLKEQHRAELSGLEIMALDAPQGTPVPAEAGEVQGCKEETSPLGTPCNVAELPSGPQRAGDLAEPQELKVEQVGPKADPQEENHRADASPVAETLAEGQLAAQPSPVSTPKSDTKKELSRDPTWNSLALPAPVDGGWHRGLAVGQLVAALDLWTKTQSFNSLAEHRHQVTRSLLNLKVEVGSTGAEDCLGKDGGGAGRAPVGPEGAGEAEETELVEERVPRGEESLTPSVTEEVVGGSDVLKGWQEPPAGLGEAGERNNGERNSGVREPNADPLDLVEQEVGRNEEEATDNAETRVETSPEEALVAAALNLEEDVVEGCLTGDHNPVGDAAGLGEVMLAGEEPEAASAACVGEGPASEEAQNSAEDSPPVEILGPVEEETEEKAESSTRYNQPGAAHGNGWKGEDGNDGELGEDGVQVAPAPEGPSRDGAGDEMGGLEGHGAVPEPQEGLGGHPKATKTVSFGAALVRTSSQARAVWEAGNPPDPPVMSKQGEEPSPVENPADVQGPSTLPAAAQPFPSAREAQQEPASLQRTVKKTRRFVVDGEEVSVTTARTVGKAEARDEMVRSARRQELRELRVLQKEEQRAQSQLEQKFHQQREQMFRHIEQEMTSKKDFYDREMESLERRYQQLKERQELQYTVRLQDEAKRLKSLQEKNCRRRMEELKGDGREEQRFLQQQQEELNAALQKVVQEHKKKMTSIDWECINKIHSLRRARESVVWNMEQGHLQEKYQLFRQQVKEQHALQRQQLRKRHEKETERMNRFHQLLLEDLKSQQAQEQAQLLKSQRCDAKIRLALFKDNLKIQEANGAKQRERAKQFVQQEERRQRAEAQQQQEQQAQQLQQLQQQQAESLAELEQVQSEKMHLLAEQERRQLGQLDQEHVMELSEWKQRLAARKEMLEEELGNSLPVQRRGGLHGAHSTNRIIRFFHLPS comes from the exons ATGGCTTTTCTCCGGCGCCTTTTTGGCTTTTCGGAAAAGAAGAAGCCGCCGAGGCAGTACGAGCACGTTAAGCGGGATGTCGACCCCGAGGAGGCCTGGCAGGTGCTGGGCGAGCTGGGCGATGGCGCCTTCGGCAAGGTCTTTAAG GCGCAGAACAAGGTGACGGGGGTGTTGGCGGCTGCCAAGGTGATCGACACCCCGAGTGAGGAGGAACTGGAGGACTATGTGGTGGAGATCGAGATCTTGGCTTGTTGTGACCACCCCAACATCACCAAGCTGCTGGATGCGCTCTACTGGAATGGGCGGCTCTGG ATCCTGGTGGAGTTTTGTCCTGGAGGGGCCGTGGATGCAGCGATTTTGg agctggagaaaggGTTGACGGAGGAGCAGATCCGAGTGGCTtgcaagcagctgctgctggcactgcaaTACCTGCACGGCTGCAAGATCATCCACAGGGACGTGAAGGCTGGCAACATCCTGCTCACCCTCGATGGGGACGTCAAGCTGG ccgATTTTGGTGTCTCGGCCAAAAATTCCAGCACTGTCCAGCGCCGGGTGTCCTTCATCGGTACCCCGTACTG GATGGCCCCAGAGGTGGTACAGTGTGAGACGTCCAAGGAGAGCCCCTACAGCTACAAGGCTGACATCTGGTCACTGGGCATCACGCTGATCGAGATGGCGGAGATGGAGCCCCCCTACCACGAGCTGAACCCGCTCCGGGTGCTGCTGAAGATCGCCAAGTCCCAGCCACCCAGCTTGCGTCACCCCAAGAGGTG GTCTGAAGACTTCAAGGACTTCCTGAGGAAATCCTTGGAGAAGAGCCCCGAGGCGCGGTGGTcagccagccagctcctgcag caccccttCGTGGCGGGCATCTCCGACAAGCGGCCGCTCCGGGAGCTGGTGGCTGAAGCCCGGGCTGACGtgctggaggaagaggatgaggaggaaagTCCAGTCCCCTTG CCTGGGCAGGAGCATGGAGagtcctcctgccccccaaccCTGGGGGGTCCCCTGGATGATCAGCCCCCGGACTCTGCAGGGAGAGTCGGTGAGGAGCCAGGCATTCCATCTGACGTCCAGGTGGTGGCAGAGCCAAGGACCAAGAAAGCATCTGACTTCTTGAagcaaaggaggaggaggtccTTGCTCGAGCCCGTGGGCTCCATGAGGCTCACTGCAAAGAGGCCGTCCGAGTTTCTGAAGCTGATGCGGCGCAGGTCGTTTTTTGGAGGGATGAAGTCCCAAGAAACACTTaaggagcagcacagggcagagctgagTGGGTTGGAGATCATGGCACTGGATGCTCCTCAAGGGACACCAGTcccagcagaggcaggagaagtTCAAGGGTGTAAAGAAGAGACTAGCCCTCTGGGGACCCCCTGCAACGTGGCTGAGCTCCCCTCAGGGCCACAGCGGGCAGGAGACCTTGCTGAACCACAAGAGCTGAAGGTAGAGCAGGTTGGACCCAAGGCGGACCCCCAGGAGGAAAACCACCGTGCCGATGCATCACCGGTGGCTGAAACGCTCGCAGAGGGACAGCTTGCAGCCCAACCCAGCCCCGTTTCAACCCCCAAAAGCGATACAAAAAAGGAGTTAAGCAGAGACCCTACTTGGAACTCActggccctgcctgcacccgTGGATGGGGGCTGGCACAGAGGCTtggctgtggggcagctggTGGCAGCCCTGGACCTGTGGACCAAAACCCAGAGCTTCAACTCGCTGGCAGAGCATCGGCACCAGGTTACTCGGTCATTGCTAAACCTGAAGGTTGAGGTTGGCTCCACTGGGGCTGAAGATTGCCTTGGGAAGGATGGTGGTGGAGCAGGGAGGGCACCTGTGGGACCTGAGGGTGCTGGAGAGGCTGAGGAGACGGAGCTGGTGGAGGAGAGGGTGCCACGGGGTGAAGAATCGCTGACACCCAGTGTGACAGAGGAGGTAGTGGGGGGGTCGGATGTTCTCAAGGGGTGGCAGGAGCCTCCGGCCGGTCTGGGAGAGGCCGGAGAGAGGAACAATGGGGAGAGAAACTCAGGTGTGCGGGAGCCCAACGCTGACCCCCTGGACCTGGTTGAGCAGGAGGTGGGAAGGAATGAGGAGGAAGCCACAGACAATGCTGAGACTAGGGTGGAAACTTCTCCTGAGGAAGCCCTGGTGGCAGCAGCATTGAATTTGGAAGAGGATGTTGTAGAAGGGTGTTTGACTGGAGACCATAACCCAGTGGGAGATGCAGCCGGCCTGGGGGAGGTGATGCTGGCGGGAGAGGAACCGGAGGCAGCCTCTGCAGCATGTGTGGGAGAGGGACCTGCAAGTGAGGAGGCCCAAAATTCAGCAGAGGATTCACCCCCTGTGGAGATCCTGGGGCCTgttgaagaagaaacagaagagaaagcgGAAAGCAGCACCAGATACAACCAGCCAGGAGCTGCTCATGGGAATGGCTGGAAAGGAGAAGATGGAAATGATGGAGAGCTTGGAGAAGATGGGGTGCAGGTTGCTCCAGCACCTGAAGGGCCATCAAGGGATGGAGCTGGAGACGAGATGGGTGGCTTGGAGGGTCATGGAGCAGTGCCAGAGCCCCAGGAGGGCCTTGGTGGACATCCAAAGGCCACAAAGACCGTGAGCTTTGGTGCTGCCCTTGTCCGCACCTCTTCCCAGGCACGGGCCGTGTGGGAAGCAGGGAACCCACCAGATCCACCTGTCATGTCAAAGCAAGGAGAGGAGCCATCCCCTGTGGAAAACCCCGCAGATGTACAAGGTCCAAGTACCCTCCCTGCAGCAGCGCAGCCTTTCCCCTCTGCCAGGGAAGCCCAGCAG GAACCTGCCTCGCTCCAAAGGACCGTGAAGAAAACCCGCAGGTTTGTGGTAGACGGGGAGGAGGTGAGTGTGACGACCGCCAGGACCGTCGGCAAGGCTGAGGCGAGGGATGAGATGGTGCGCTCGGCTCG GCGCCAGGAGCTCCGCGAGCTGCGAgtgctgcagaaggaagagcagCGAGCTCAGAGCCAGCTGGAGCAGAAGTTTCACCAGCAGCGGGAGCAGATGTTTCGTCACATTGAGCAGGAGATGACG AGCAAGAAAGACTTTTATGACCGGGAGATGGAGAGCTTGGAGCGGCGCTACCAGCAGCTGAAGGAGCGCCAGGAGCTCCAGTACACGGTGAGGCTGCAAGATGAGGCCAAGCGCCTCAAGTCCCTCCAGGAGAAGaactgcaggaggaggatggaagaGCTGAAGGGTGACGGGAGAGAG GAGCAGCggttcctgcagcagcagcaggaggaactCAATGCAGCCCTGCAGAAGGTCGTCCAGGAGCACAAGAAGAAGATGACATCCATCGACTGGGAGTGCATCAACAAGATCCACAGCCTCAGGAGAG CCCGTGAGTCAGTGGTGTGGAACATGGAGCAAGGGCACCTGCAGGAGAAGTACCAGCTCTTTAGGCAGCAGGTGAAGGAGCAGCACgcgctgcagaggcagcagctccgCAAACGCCacgagaag GAGACAGAGAGGATGAACCGCTTCCACCAGCTCTTGCTGGAGGACCTGAAGAGCCAGCAGGCGCAGGAGCAGGCTCAGCTGCTGAAAAGCCAGCGCTGTGATGCCAAAATCCGCCTGGCCCTCTTCAAGGACAACCTGAAGATCCAGGAGGCTAATGGGGCCAAGCAGAGGGAGAGGGCCAAGCAG TTCgtgcagcaggaggagaggcGGCAGCGAGCAGAGGCgcaacagcagcaggagcagcaggcgcagcagctgcagcagctgcaacagcagcaggCCGAGagcctggcagagctggagcaggtGCAG agcgAGAAGATGCACCTCTtggcagagcaggagaggaggcagctggggcagctggacCAGGAGCACGTCATGGAGCTCAGCGAGTGGAAGCAACGGCTGGCTGCCCGCAAGGAG aTGCTGGAAGAAGAACTGGGGAACTCGCTGCCGGTGCAGCGGCGAGGAGGGCTGCACGGTGCCCACAGCACCAACAGGATCATCCGCTTCTTCCACCTCCCCTCCTGA
- the NCAPH gene encoding condensin complex subunit 2 isoform X2, with protein MSAPTPRRAPAASPAPRSLGSTGTPVLAECPGNDDERERRQRRRSRAADFQLGSTDSPLGLASPAPRQTEEWLPALPQWTNAQISDHYSTCIKLSTENKITMKNAFGLHLIDYMTEILKQKGSEPTDFKIAAGTLDASAKIYAVRVDVVHADTYKVLGGLGKDLPTKNADSPEGDSAVPEAVKRVQTKKKHLFKTIEKNLSNINVSEANRRCEVDPMFQKTAASFDECSTAGIFLTGLRTQSCHSELLFDSKIVPLPSSETLTLPNSDPVKVTDLKSLLAQCIEKRPICSSLAGFQFTKWDAESHDESVSALLEKFKKSDQVFNINAETDSDVEDSVPTLPDDNFNSDSPRTTEADKIGEFRENLNSCGTLCQSKRTDVVPFGEGDIGTMCLHLSMKPGEYSYFSPRTLSMWAGPEHWRFKPRHKADADSEKETKKRSAKKAFEINFDEDIDFEAYFRKTKASVTLAKSILESQNVKSTTLPADFNYDPNNILQLFLKPAVKLCRTSELDSSLDHEDDIGEYDYNNPNDTSNFCPALQAADSDDDNDPIQLMGQTGDFNLTSHPEGQDAELHTVVSNVDVTMYGELNLIAEPQKVNKIAIQYAKTAKKMDMKRLKKNMWDILSKGEKKERVAEMEDAEKEEDTSMVAGEKVFSSITKELLHRLPSVMANNLSVPLAFACLLHLANEKNLKLEGTEDLSDVLVKQGN; from the exons ATGAGCGCCCCGACAccccgccgggccccggccgcctccccagccccgcggTCCCTCGGCAGCACCGGCACCCCCGTGTTGGCCGAATGCCCCGGTAACGACGATGAACGGGAGAGGCGGCAACGCCGGCGCTCGAGGGCCGCCGACTTCCAGCTCGGCAGCACCGACTCGCCGCTGGGCCTCGCCTCACCCGCGCCCAG GCAGACGGAGGAATGGCTGCCGGCCCTCCCCCAGTGGACCAACGCTCAGATCTCGGATCACTACAGCACCTGCATCAAGCTCTCCACCGAGAAC aaaatcaCCATGAAGAATGCCTTTGGCTTACACCTGATAGACTATATGACTGAGATCCTGAAACAGAAGGGCTCCGAACCGACCGACTTCAAG ATAGCAGCTGGCACGCTTGATGCCAGTGCGAAGATTTACGCCGTGCGTGTGGATGTGGTCCATGCAGATACATACAAAGTTCTTGGAGGCTTAGGCAAGGACTTACCTACAAAAAATGCAGACAGCCCGGAAGGAG aCAGTGCAGTTCCTGAGGCTGTCAAGAGAgttcagacaaagaaaaagcacttaTTCAAAACCATTGAGAAGAACTTGAGTAACATCAATGTGTCGGAGGCTAATCGCAGATGTGAG GTTGATCCCATGTTCCAGAAAACAGCTGCATCTTTTGATGAATGCAGCACAGCTGGCATTTTCCTCACCGGGCTGCGTACCCAAAGCTGCCACAGTGAGCTCCTCTTTGACTCAAAGATCGTGCCTCTCCCTTCTTCAGAGACGCTCACGCTGCCAAACTCTGATCCTGTGAAAGTGACGGATTTGAAGT CCCTGCTAGCACAGTGCATTGAAAAACGCCCCATCTGCTCTTCGCTGGCTGGTTTCCAGTTTACAAAGTGGGATGCTGAATCCCATGATGAG TCAGTGTCAGCCCTGTTGGAAAAATTTAAGAAGAGCGACCAAGTGTTCAATATCAATGCAGAGACAGACAGTGACGTGGAAGACTCTGTTCCCACCCTGCCAGATGACAACTTCAATTCTGACTCCCCCAGGACTACAGAAGCAGACAAGATAGGGGAATTCAGAGAAAACCTCAACTCCTGTGGGACACTCTGCCAGAGCAAGAG AACTGATGTGGTTCCTTTTGGAGAGGGAGACATCGGGACCATGTGCCTTCATCTCTCCATGAAACCAGGGGAATACTCCTACTTCAGTCCCCGAACTCTGTCAATGTGGGCTGGCCCAGAGCACTGGCGTTTCAAACCTCGACACAAAG cagatgCTGACTCTGAAAAAGAGACTAAGAAAAGAAGTGCAAAGAAAGCGTTTGAAATCAACTTTGATGAGGATATTGACTTTGAGGCATATTTCCGTAAGACCAAG GCATCTGTAACTCTAGCCAAATCCATTCTGGAAAGCCAGAATGTGAAGAGCACCACGCTTCCCGCAGACTTCAACTATGACCCTAACAACATTCTCCAGCTGTTCCTCAAACCAGCTGTTAAG CTCTGCAGGACGTCTGAGCTGGACAGCTCATTGGATCACGAAGATGACATCGGCGAATACGATTACAACAACCCCAATGACACCTCCAATTTCTGCCCTGCATTGCAG GCTGCAGACAGCGATGATGATAATGACCCCATTCAATTAATGGGCCAGACAGGGGACTTCAACCTTACCAGCCACCCTGAGGGTCAAGACGCTGAGCTCCACACGGTTGTCAGCAATGTCGATGTCACAATGTATGGAGAGCTGAACCTCATTGCTGAGCCCCAGAAG GTCAATAAGATAGCAATTCAGTATGCAAAGACAGCCAAGAAAATGGACATGAAGaggttaaagaaaaacatgtggGACATCTTGTctaaaggagagaagaaagaaagagtggCTGAG ATGGAAGatgcagagaaagaggaggacaCATCCATGGTAGCAGGAGAGAAGGTCTTCAGCAGCATTACAAAGGAACTGCTTCACAG GCTGCCTTCTGTGATGGCTAACAATCTGTCTGTCCCCTTAGCCTTCGCCTGCCTCTTGCATTTGGCAAATGAGAAG AATCTGAAGCTGGAGGGCACAGAGGACTTGTCTGATGTCCTAGTGAAGCAAGGCAACTGA
- the NCAPH gene encoding condensin complex subunit 2 isoform X3 produces MSAPTPRRAPAASPAPRSLGSTGTPVLAECPGNDDERERRQRRRSRAADFQLGSTDSPLGLASPAPRQTEEWLPALPQWTNAQISDHYSTCIKLSTENKITMKNAFGLHLIDYMTEILKQKGSEPTDFKIAAGTLDASAKIYAVRVDVVHADTYKVLGGLGKDLPTKNADSPEGEDSAVPEAVKRVQTKKKHLFKTIEKNLSNINVSEANRRCEVDPMFQKTAASFDECSTAGIFLTGLRTQSCHSELLFDSKIVPLPSSETLTLPNSDPVKVTDLKSLLAQCIEKRPICSSLAGFQFTKWDAESHDESVSALLEKFKKSDQVFNINAETDSDVEDSVPTLPDDNFNSDSPRTTEADKIGEFRENLNSCGTLCQSKRTDVVPFGEGDIGTMCLHLSMKPGEYSYFSPRTLSMWAGPEHWRFKPRHKDADSEKETKKRSAKKAFEINFDEDIDFEAYFRKTKASVTLAKSILESQNVKSTTLPADFNYDPNNILQLFLKPAVKLCRTSELDSSLDHEDDIGEYDYNNPNDTSNFCPALQAADSDDDNDPIQLMGQTGDFNLTSHPEGQDAELHTVVSNVDVTMYGELNLIAEPQKVNKIAIQYAKTAKKMDMKRLKKNMWDILSKGEKKERVAEMEDAEKEEDTSMVAGEKVFSSITKELLHRLPSVMANNLSVPLAFACLLHLANEKNLKLEGTEDLSDVLVKQGN; encoded by the exons ATGAGCGCCCCGACAccccgccgggccccggccgcctccccagccccgcggTCCCTCGGCAGCACCGGCACCCCCGTGTTGGCCGAATGCCCCGGTAACGACGATGAACGGGAGAGGCGGCAACGCCGGCGCTCGAGGGCCGCCGACTTCCAGCTCGGCAGCACCGACTCGCCGCTGGGCCTCGCCTCACCCGCGCCCAG GCAGACGGAGGAATGGCTGCCGGCCCTCCCCCAGTGGACCAACGCTCAGATCTCGGATCACTACAGCACCTGCATCAAGCTCTCCACCGAGAAC aaaatcaCCATGAAGAATGCCTTTGGCTTACACCTGATAGACTATATGACTGAGATCCTGAAACAGAAGGGCTCCGAACCGACCGACTTCAAG ATAGCAGCTGGCACGCTTGATGCCAGTGCGAAGATTTACGCCGTGCGTGTGGATGTGGTCCATGCAGATACATACAAAGTTCTTGGAGGCTTAGGCAAGGACTTACCTACAAAAAATGCAGACAGCCCGGAAGGAG aagaCAGTGCAGTTCCTGAGGCTGTCAAGAGAgttcagacaaagaaaaagcacttaTTCAAAACCATTGAGAAGAACTTGAGTAACATCAATGTGTCGGAGGCTAATCGCAGATGTGAG GTTGATCCCATGTTCCAGAAAACAGCTGCATCTTTTGATGAATGCAGCACAGCTGGCATTTTCCTCACCGGGCTGCGTACCCAAAGCTGCCACAGTGAGCTCCTCTTTGACTCAAAGATCGTGCCTCTCCCTTCTTCAGAGACGCTCACGCTGCCAAACTCTGATCCTGTGAAAGTGACGGATTTGAAGT CCCTGCTAGCACAGTGCATTGAAAAACGCCCCATCTGCTCTTCGCTGGCTGGTTTCCAGTTTACAAAGTGGGATGCTGAATCCCATGATGAG TCAGTGTCAGCCCTGTTGGAAAAATTTAAGAAGAGCGACCAAGTGTTCAATATCAATGCAGAGACAGACAGTGACGTGGAAGACTCTGTTCCCACCCTGCCAGATGACAACTTCAATTCTGACTCCCCCAGGACTACAGAAGCAGACAAGATAGGGGAATTCAGAGAAAACCTCAACTCCTGTGGGACACTCTGCCAGAGCAAGAG AACTGATGTGGTTCCTTTTGGAGAGGGAGACATCGGGACCATGTGCCTTCATCTCTCCATGAAACCAGGGGAATACTCCTACTTCAGTCCCCGAACTCTGTCAATGTGGGCTGGCCCAGAGCACTGGCGTTTCAAACCTCGACACAAAG atgCTGACTCTGAAAAAGAGACTAAGAAAAGAAGTGCAAAGAAAGCGTTTGAAATCAACTTTGATGAGGATATTGACTTTGAGGCATATTTCCGTAAGACCAAG GCATCTGTAACTCTAGCCAAATCCATTCTGGAAAGCCAGAATGTGAAGAGCACCACGCTTCCCGCAGACTTCAACTATGACCCTAACAACATTCTCCAGCTGTTCCTCAAACCAGCTGTTAAG CTCTGCAGGACGTCTGAGCTGGACAGCTCATTGGATCACGAAGATGACATCGGCGAATACGATTACAACAACCCCAATGACACCTCCAATTTCTGCCCTGCATTGCAG GCTGCAGACAGCGATGATGATAATGACCCCATTCAATTAATGGGCCAGACAGGGGACTTCAACCTTACCAGCCACCCTGAGGGTCAAGACGCTGAGCTCCACACGGTTGTCAGCAATGTCGATGTCACAATGTATGGAGAGCTGAACCTCATTGCTGAGCCCCAGAAG GTCAATAAGATAGCAATTCAGTATGCAAAGACAGCCAAGAAAATGGACATGAAGaggttaaagaaaaacatgtggGACATCTTGTctaaaggagagaagaaagaaagagtggCTGAG ATGGAAGatgcagagaaagaggaggacaCATCCATGGTAGCAGGAGAGAAGGTCTTCAGCAGCATTACAAAGGAACTGCTTCACAG GCTGCCTTCTGTGATGGCTAACAATCTGTCTGTCCCCTTAGCCTTCGCCTGCCTCTTGCATTTGGCAAATGAGAAG AATCTGAAGCTGGAGGGCACAGAGGACTTGTCTGATGTCCTAGTGAAGCAAGGCAACTGA
- the NCAPH gene encoding condensin complex subunit 2 isoform X1 yields MSAPTPRRAPAASPAPRSLGSTGTPVLAECPGNDDERERRQRRRSRAADFQLGSTDSPLGLASPAPRQTEEWLPALPQWTNAQISDHYSTCIKLSTENKITMKNAFGLHLIDYMTEILKQKGSEPTDFKIAAGTLDASAKIYAVRVDVVHADTYKVLGGLGKDLPTKNADSPEGEDSAVPEAVKRVQTKKKHLFKTIEKNLSNINVSEANRRCEVDPMFQKTAASFDECSTAGIFLTGLRTQSCHSELLFDSKIVPLPSSETLTLPNSDPVKVTDLKSLLAQCIEKRPICSSLAGFQFTKWDAESHDESVSALLEKFKKSDQVFNINAETDSDVEDSVPTLPDDNFNSDSPRTTEADKIGEFRENLNSCGTLCQSKRTDVVPFGEGDIGTMCLHLSMKPGEYSYFSPRTLSMWAGPEHWRFKPRHKADADSEKETKKRSAKKAFEINFDEDIDFEAYFRKTKASVTLAKSILESQNVKSTTLPADFNYDPNNILQLFLKPAVKLCRTSELDSSLDHEDDIGEYDYNNPNDTSNFCPALQAADSDDDNDPIQLMGQTGDFNLTSHPEGQDAELHTVVSNVDVTMYGELNLIAEPQKVNKIAIQYAKTAKKMDMKRLKKNMWDILSKGEKKERVAEMEDAEKEEDTSMVAGEKVFSSITKELLHRLPSVMANNLSVPLAFACLLHLANEKNLKLEGTEDLSDVLVKQGN; encoded by the exons ATGAGCGCCCCGACAccccgccgggccccggccgcctccccagccccgcggTCCCTCGGCAGCACCGGCACCCCCGTGTTGGCCGAATGCCCCGGTAACGACGATGAACGGGAGAGGCGGCAACGCCGGCGCTCGAGGGCCGCCGACTTCCAGCTCGGCAGCACCGACTCGCCGCTGGGCCTCGCCTCACCCGCGCCCAG GCAGACGGAGGAATGGCTGCCGGCCCTCCCCCAGTGGACCAACGCTCAGATCTCGGATCACTACAGCACCTGCATCAAGCTCTCCACCGAGAAC aaaatcaCCATGAAGAATGCCTTTGGCTTACACCTGATAGACTATATGACTGAGATCCTGAAACAGAAGGGCTCCGAACCGACCGACTTCAAG ATAGCAGCTGGCACGCTTGATGCCAGTGCGAAGATTTACGCCGTGCGTGTGGATGTGGTCCATGCAGATACATACAAAGTTCTTGGAGGCTTAGGCAAGGACTTACCTACAAAAAATGCAGACAGCCCGGAAGGAG aagaCAGTGCAGTTCCTGAGGCTGTCAAGAGAgttcagacaaagaaaaagcacttaTTCAAAACCATTGAGAAGAACTTGAGTAACATCAATGTGTCGGAGGCTAATCGCAGATGTGAG GTTGATCCCATGTTCCAGAAAACAGCTGCATCTTTTGATGAATGCAGCACAGCTGGCATTTTCCTCACCGGGCTGCGTACCCAAAGCTGCCACAGTGAGCTCCTCTTTGACTCAAAGATCGTGCCTCTCCCTTCTTCAGAGACGCTCACGCTGCCAAACTCTGATCCTGTGAAAGTGACGGATTTGAAGT CCCTGCTAGCACAGTGCATTGAAAAACGCCCCATCTGCTCTTCGCTGGCTGGTTTCCAGTTTACAAAGTGGGATGCTGAATCCCATGATGAG TCAGTGTCAGCCCTGTTGGAAAAATTTAAGAAGAGCGACCAAGTGTTCAATATCAATGCAGAGACAGACAGTGACGTGGAAGACTCTGTTCCCACCCTGCCAGATGACAACTTCAATTCTGACTCCCCCAGGACTACAGAAGCAGACAAGATAGGGGAATTCAGAGAAAACCTCAACTCCTGTGGGACACTCTGCCAGAGCAAGAG AACTGATGTGGTTCCTTTTGGAGAGGGAGACATCGGGACCATGTGCCTTCATCTCTCCATGAAACCAGGGGAATACTCCTACTTCAGTCCCCGAACTCTGTCAATGTGGGCTGGCCCAGAGCACTGGCGTTTCAAACCTCGACACAAAG cagatgCTGACTCTGAAAAAGAGACTAAGAAAAGAAGTGCAAAGAAAGCGTTTGAAATCAACTTTGATGAGGATATTGACTTTGAGGCATATTTCCGTAAGACCAAG GCATCTGTAACTCTAGCCAAATCCATTCTGGAAAGCCAGAATGTGAAGAGCACCACGCTTCCCGCAGACTTCAACTATGACCCTAACAACATTCTCCAGCTGTTCCTCAAACCAGCTGTTAAG CTCTGCAGGACGTCTGAGCTGGACAGCTCATTGGATCACGAAGATGACATCGGCGAATACGATTACAACAACCCCAATGACACCTCCAATTTCTGCCCTGCATTGCAG GCTGCAGACAGCGATGATGATAATGACCCCATTCAATTAATGGGCCAGACAGGGGACTTCAACCTTACCAGCCACCCTGAGGGTCAAGACGCTGAGCTCCACACGGTTGTCAGCAATGTCGATGTCACAATGTATGGAGAGCTGAACCTCATTGCTGAGCCCCAGAAG GTCAATAAGATAGCAATTCAGTATGCAAAGACAGCCAAGAAAATGGACATGAAGaggttaaagaaaaacatgtggGACATCTTGTctaaaggagagaagaaagaaagagtggCTGAG ATGGAAGatgcagagaaagaggaggacaCATCCATGGTAGCAGGAGAGAAGGTCTTCAGCAGCATTACAAAGGAACTGCTTCACAG GCTGCCTTCTGTGATGGCTAACAATCTGTCTGTCCCCTTAGCCTTCGCCTGCCTCTTGCATTTGGCAAATGAGAAG AATCTGAAGCTGGAGGGCACAGAGGACTTGTCTGATGTCCTAGTGAAGCAAGGCAACTGA